In Propionimicrobium sp. PCR01-08-3, one DNA window encodes the following:
- a CDS encoding ribose-5-phosphate isomerase, which produces MRVHIGTDHAAFELKEYLVEHLKADGYDVVDHGAASYDAEDDYPDYIIPTAEAVAADSGSLGIVLGGSGNGEQIAANKVKGIRAVLADNAELAELGRQHNNARCLAMGGRFVAPELALEIARAFLTTPWSDEERHARRVAKIERYEQTGSLAG; this is translated from the coding sequence ATGCGCGTACACATCGGAACTGACCATGCCGCTTTCGAGCTGAAGGAGTATCTCGTCGAGCATCTGAAGGCGGATGGCTACGATGTCGTCGACCACGGTGCGGCTAGCTACGATGCCGAGGACGACTATCCGGATTACATTATTCCGACCGCCGAAGCTGTTGCTGCCGATTCCGGCTCTTTGGGCATCGTGCTCGGCGGATCCGGAAATGGTGAACAGATCGCCGCCAACAAGGTAAAGGGCATCCGGGCGGTGCTCGCAGACAACGCCGAACTGGCCGAACTCGGTCGCCAGCATAACAATGCCCGGTGCCTGGCGATGGGCGGACGCTTCGTGGCACCGGAGTTGGCTTTGGAGATCGCGCGAGCCTTCCTGACCACGCCCTGGTCGGATGAGGAACGCCACGCCCGCCGCGTGGCGAAGATTGAGCGCTACGAGCAGACGGGTTCCTTGGCCGGATAG
- a CDS encoding type I restriction endonuclease produces MEFEDALEDIASKLADYGDSLTTEEATKNAIIMPFISRVFGYDVFNPKEVMPEFTADIGTKKGEKIDYAILHDSDVQMLIECKKAGEELKLNNASQLFRYFHVSNARIGVLTNGCVWQFFTDLDHPNKMDERPFLVLDLRNIDAYALPELKKLTKDAFDLESVLTAAEELKYVSSIKRVIGGLFEDPSEDFVRLLVTQVYDGSLTAKMREFFTPVVRKAIKQFTNDSVNARLKTALQDQAPAVAAAAPVDDAQVTVPEKRTDGVDTTVEELEGFQIVRAIVASEINWDRVVSRDTKSYFGVLVDDTNRKQICRLHFNHAQKYLGLLDENKNETRIPISEVGDIYNHADVLRDAARRFA; encoded by the coding sequence ATGGAGTTCGAGGACGCGCTGGAGGATATCGCTTCCAAACTCGCCGATTATGGCGACAGCCTCACCACCGAAGAGGCAACCAAGAATGCGATCATCATGCCGTTCATCTCTCGAGTGTTCGGATACGACGTGTTCAATCCGAAAGAAGTGATGCCTGAATTCACTGCCGATATTGGCACCAAGAAGGGCGAAAAGATCGACTACGCTATTCTGCACGATAGCGACGTGCAGATGCTAATCGAATGCAAGAAGGCGGGCGAAGAACTCAAACTCAACAATGCGTCGCAACTTTTCCGCTACTTTCATGTCTCGAATGCGCGAATCGGAGTGCTCACCAATGGCTGTGTCTGGCAGTTCTTCACCGATCTGGACCATCCGAACAAAATGGATGAGCGTCCCTTCCTCGTCCTTGATCTTCGCAACATTGACGCCTATGCGCTGCCCGAACTGAAGAAGCTCACTAAAGATGCCTTTGACCTCGAATCCGTCCTTACAGCGGCCGAAGAGCTCAAGTATGTGTCCAGCATCAAGCGAGTCATTGGTGGGCTGTTTGAAGATCCGAGTGAAGATTTTGTAAGGCTCCTCGTCACACAGGTCTACGATGGCTCGCTCACCGCTAAGATGCGCGAATTCTTCACGCCAGTCGTAAGGAAAGCCATCAAGCAGTTCACCAACGACTCCGTAAACGCCCGTCTTAAGACTGCACTCCAAGACCAGGCTCCAGCAGTTGCCGCAGCGGCTCCAGTGGATGATGCCCAGGTGACGGTGCCCGAGAAGAGGACGGATGGGGTAGATACGACGGTGGAAGAACTCGAAGGATTTCAGATTGTTCGGGCAATCGTTGCGTCTGAGATCAACTGGGACCGCGTGGTGTCTCGTGATACGAAGTCATACTTTGGGGTTCTGGTTGACGACACAAATCGCAAGCAGATCTGCCGACTTCACTTCAATCATGCGCAGAAGTACCTTGGACTGCTTGATGAGAATAAGAACGAGACTCGGATACCCATCTCCGAAGTTGGAGACATCTATAACCATGCAGACGTATTGCGAGATGCTGCAAGACGATTCGCCTGA